DNA from Pelobacter propionicus DSM 2379:
CAGTGGCGCGAGAAGGTGGCCAGGAACCTGGGACCTCAGGCGCCCCGGGCCTTCGAGGATGAGTTGCGTTGTGCCGGGATACCCGATTTCAGGGTAGAACAGAGCGAGGCAGCCGGGCTCTGGATCATCGTGAGGAAATAGAATATGGAAAAGCTGCGTTGCGAAGTGTGCGAGAGGAGCTGTGTCATATCCACCGGCGGCCTGGGGGCGTGCGGGCGCTATGGGGAGCAAGATGGCGGTATCGTGGAGCGTTATCCAAACCAGTACCTGGTGGCCTGCCCCATCTCCATCGAAACCATGCCCATGCTCCACTTCCACCCCCGGTCAAAGTTCCTCCAGATCAGCAGCACCGGTTGCAACTTCGACTGTCCCGGTTGCATCTCCACCGTCATCGTCAAGGAGATGTCCCCTGCCAGCAGTGCCCTGCAACGGCTGACGCCGGAAGAGGTGGTCTGCAAGGCCCTGGACAACGACTGCGTGGGGATCGCCTTTCTGATGAACGACCCCCTGGCCGGCTTGCCCAGTTTTATCCAGGTGGCGGCCCTGGCTCGCTCCCACGGCCTGCTCATGGGGTGCTCGACCAACGCCTATTTTACCGAGTCGTCCCTGGCCGCGCTGCTGCCGCACCTGGATTTCATCAATATCGGCTTCAAGGGCTTTTCCGATCAGGCCTATGCCGCCTGTGGCGCGGCGAGCGTGCAGCCGGTCCTGCGTAACCTGAAAACTCTCCACGCGGGAGGAGTTCATGTGGAGGTCTCCTGCATCATGCACACCGGCAATATGGAGGAAGTGCGTGATCTGGCCCGCCATCTGGCTGGCATCTCGCCGACCATTCCCCTGCAGGTGATGCGCTTCATCCCCCTGGAGGGGGCCGAGATCTCCCGGGAGCCATCCATACGCCAGGCCGAGGAGTTCTGCGCCGGGCTTAAGGGGATACTGGAGTACGTCTACCTGTTCAACTCACCTGGCACGGAGCTTTTGCACACCCGTTGCCCGGGCTGCGGCGAGATCCTGATCAGGCGGGACTTCTACGGTCCCATGGGGGCCAAATTTCTCGATGCCTGCCCCGGACTGTCGCCGGATAACCGCTGTCCCCGCTGTCTCCGCCGCCTGGAGATGGTCGGAGCGCCGGCGGCCACCGTCTACCAGGAGGGGGACTTCGAGGGGGGATACCCGTTCACGCGGGCACTGGAGATCATCGAGGCGATGCTGATCGCCATGGGGGTGGACCGCAAGGCAACGGTGGTGCGGGCCTGGGAAGATTTCCTTGGCGCCGGTGACATGGGCGGCTTTCACCGGGCCATACAGAAGCCCCGCTGCTACATCGACATGGTGCGCCATTTCGGGAGCGTTGCCGGTGTGGCCGAACAGGGCGAGAGGCTGGCCGTCTATCTGGAACGGCAGGTGGCGCGCGTTGAAAAGGATCTGGCCGGGGTGCGTCATCGACCGAGGGTCTACTATGCCATGGGCACGCCGCTCTTCTACCTGCGCGGCGGTCGCCTGGAGAACCAGCTGGCCGAAACAGCGGGCGGGATCAGCGTTAACCGGGCCCTTGAGGCATCCGGCCGCCCCGGCCGAAGCCTTTCCGTGGAGCAGCTCAACGAACTGGACCCGGAGGTTATGGTTATCTCCGCCTTTATCTCCAGCAGCGTGGATGATTTTTATGCCGAATGCCTCCGCCTGGGGATAACCGCCCAGGCGGTGCGGAAACGCAGGATCTACGCCCATCCGGCGCCCGGTTGGGATTTCGGCACGCCGCGCTGGATACTGGGGCTGCTGTTTTTGGCACACACCCTCCATCCCGAGCTCTGTCGGGTGGATGTTATGGCCGAAGCGGAGGAGTTTTACCGCAGGTTCTACGGAACCGGTTTTTCCCCGGCCGGAATGAACCGCTCTTTTGGCAAACCGTCGGCGAACTGGCAGTGGGGGAGCGGGTCGGTGGAGCAGGCTCTCATGCCGCAAACAGTGCAATGAATACATGAAAACATCGGCGTTAGCCGGAAGGGGAGGAAACAGCATGAGATGGAGCGTAGCGGCGGGGGTGGCCCTGCTCGCCCTGGAGACCACGGTTCAGGCGGGAATGGCGGAGGAGCAAACCGTGGAGGTCGACAGCGTGGAAGTGACCGGCACGCGTGATCGGGAGCCGGTCTACAGCTCGTTCACCGTGCCGGAGAGCGCGGCGGCCACCGTGGAGGAGTTCAGCCGGGAGGATATCCGTGCCGTGGCGCCAAGCAGCATCTATGACATCGCGGCGCTCTCCCCCGGGGCACAGGTCACGTTTCAGGGGCGCAAGGGGATGAATGCCCTGCAACTGCGTGGCGGCGATACCTTGGGCGTTATCCTGGATGGCGTGTATATCCCCTGGTCCCAGGCATCGCGAATGCTGGCCCAGTTTCCGGTTGACGCCATTGAGTCGGTCCGTGTCGTGCGCGACAGTTCCGCCGTCACCCTGGGGCCGCTGACCCCCTTTTCTCCGGCGGTGAACCACGACAACGCCCCTACCCCCGGCCAGGGAAGTTCGAACCAGGGCTTCATGGTCATTACCACCAAGCGGGGTAAGGGGTTCGAGGTTGGTGGAATCGCCGAGTACGCCAGCCACAACAGCCGCAACTTCCAGCTCTACCACGGCTACAAGAAGGGGCCTCTCTCCTATCGCCTGGTGGGAACCGTCTCCGGTACCGATGGCCGGGACGGCTGGAACAATGCCGCCAGCACCCGCTCCATCCTGGCCAACGGCAATTACGACGCTACGGACCTGAAGGCGGACTTCATGGTCTACTTCGCCGACTCCCGGCGGGAGATCCAGCGATCCACTAAGGAGAGCACCACCTCTAACGCGCTTTGGTATTACGATCCGATGAAATCCCTTCAACTCTCCGTCAATCTGCACAAGCCCTGGAACGACGTTCATACCACCTCACTCTCCTATGCCCGTGGCCGTGTCACGGCCCACGAAGTGCTGCGCACGACCAAGGCGACCCCCGATGACATCAGCCAGGCCGACCAGAGCGACATGCTGCACCTCTGGCATGTGGCCGCCACTGCGAACAACCGTTTCGTGGCCGGCCTGCAGGGATTCCGCTGGGAAAGCCCCACCGGCCAGTTCTTCTACGAGAATATAGCGCGCAAGGAGGATCTGGTCTCCGGCTATCTCCACGACGAGTATCGCCTGAACGATCGACTGACCCTGGATGGCGGAATCAGGGTGGATGCCAAGTTCATCGAAAAGGGGTCGGACAAGTATTCACCGCTTCTGGGCGGCAACAAGATGATCAATGACGAATGGCAGCAACCCGCCATCAGCCTCTCCCTGGGGGGGAGCTACAAGCTGGATCGTATGCATCGCCTGCTGGCCCGCTTCGGCTACACGCGCCAGGATGCCGATTCTTTTCTGGCGACGGTTGATGGCAAGGACCTGGATACTGAGGAGCGTTTCAAGTACGAGCTGGGGATCGAGGCCAACTACCACCCCGCCTTCAACCCCACGCTCACATTGTTTCTCTACGATATCCGCAAGTTTGCCTATGCTGCCGCCACCGGCGGAAGCGGCGCCACCGCCTACAATATCTACGACTCCGCCGACGTTATCCGCGAGGGGGTCGAGTTTTCCTGCAAGGGGGCTCTCCCCTGGGGCTTCGGCTACAACACCGGTTATTCCTATATCACCACCGACCGCGGTGCGACCAACAAGATCAAGCCGCATCACATGGTGAACCTGCGCCTTTCCCACAAGATCAACGCGGTGGAGAGCAATCTGATCCTGAACTATGTGGGACCCTACGAAAACAACTTCCTCTCCACCGGCAGCGTCTACCGCCCTGCCGGGGGCTATACACGCCTGGATATGAATGTGAGCTACGCTTTTACGCTGCGTGGCGCCCAAGCCCGGGCAACCCTGTACGGTCGCAACCTGTTGGACGACCACTACGTCACCATAGCTGGCTGGCGGGACCAGGGGATGGTCTGGGGCGGCAAGATGGAAGTGGCGTTCTGATAACCGGATGCGAGCTGAAGAGTGGGACCAAACGCATGCTCTTTGGCTAACGATATAAACGCAAGGCAACGGAACCATTCAGGCATCCGATACAGCCGATCCGGAAAGGAGAGGAATGAGAAGCAGACGTGAAAACGGCGACAGGGGAGGGAGTTCCCGCGTGATCCTGGACGAGGCGGAGCATACCCTGCGTGCACGCTACGGCGCAGGCCTGGACGACCTGGTCGTGGAGCGGTTGGTGGTGGGGGTCTTCTTCGTGGGGGTGAAGCTCTCCAACGGCTGCGGCGGGGTTGCCTACACCCCTCCCGACGTGGTCAGGAATGCCGGCAACCGCATCCTGAAGGGGAATGGGAAAACCCCCTTCATCCGCGGCATAGGCGTCACGCAGGTCATGGCCGGCGACGTGCCCGGACCATTCGCGGGAGTCATCAGGCTGGCCACCCTGAATGCCCTCTCGGTTCCGTTTCTGGAGGATGGCCGCTATCGCGTGGACGAAACCGGCGACCTGTCCGGCGTGCAGTCCCTGTTCCGCAACCGGAGAATCTGCATGGTGGGCGCCATCATCCCGCTGCTGAAGAAATTGAAGCACGTCGGCACCGCCGGAGTGTCCATCATCGACCACAAGCAGGAGACCCGCGCCGAGGCCGGGGAAGGCTACGGAACCTTCGTTTCGCCGGAACGGACCGCCGAGACTCTCTCCCGCTGTGAAACAGCCGTATTCACCGGGGCCGCCATCGCCAACAACAGCATCCGGGAACTGCTCGGACAGGTTCCCCGCCATGCAGCCATCGCCGTGGCCGGGCCGACGGCCGGATTTGTGCCCGAGCCGCTCTTCCGGCGCGGGGTGGCCATGGTGGGGACGGTGGTGGTCAGCGACAGCGACCGCGCCCTAGACATCCTGGCCGAAGGGGGCGGGGGGTACCGGTTGTTCAAGGAGTGCGTGCGCAAGATCAACCTGCTCAATGTGGAGCGCCTGTGCCAGCTGGGATTGGGTGGCGCTTTCTGAAAAGGACAAGGAACAAGGCGTGGTTGACCACTGCCCCGGGTACTTCGCGTAACGCGACAATGCACTGCAATGATGCTGTGAACACACCATGAGGAGGAATCAATGAAGAAACAGAAGAGACGTTTTTCCGTCAGAATCAAGAAACGGGGTCTGCTGGCACCGGTGCTGGCGGTTTCCCTGCTGTCGACACCAGCCATGGCCGATGACCAGGCGCCGAAGAGTGACGAAAGCGGCGATGTCTTCACCCTGGGCAACGTGGAGGTTACCGGCAAGGGCGAGAGCATCAAGAACCCGGCCGTGGAGGTGGTCACCAGCGAGGATATGCTCCAGTTCGACACCAAGACCGTGTCCGAAGCAGCCAACCTGGTTCCCGGTGTCACCCTTGCCAAGATGGGGGCGCGCAACGAGTCCACGGTCTACGTGCGCGGTTTCGACCTCAAACACGCGCCGCTGTTCATGGACGGCATCCCGATCTACGTCCCCTATGACGGCAATGTGGACCTGGGGCGCTTCTTCACCTACGACCTGTCGGAGCTGGTCATCTCCAAGGGGTTTGCGTCGGTGCTCTACGGTCCCAACACCATGGGGGGCGCCATCAACATGGTCTCCAAGCGCCCCACCAAGGAGTTCGAGGGCAGTGCCGGCACCGGTTACAGCTCCGTGGACCAGTACCACGCCTTCGCCAACTTCGGAACCAACCAGGGAAAATGGTACTTCCAGGGAGGCGGCTCCTGGTTCGACACCAACGGCTTCGAGATGTCGGAGCACTACCACAACACAACCTACGAGAACGGCGGCAAGCGCAACAACGCCTATGCCCAGGACTGGAAGGTCAGCGGTAAGCTGGGGTTGACCCCCAACAGCACCGACGAGTACGCCCTGAGCTATATCTACCAGAACGGCGAAAAGGGGGTGCCTCCCTACGCCGGCGACAATCTCACAAACCAGAAAAAGAAGTTCTGGCAGTGGCCCTACTGGAGAAAGCAGAGCCTGTACTTCACCTCCAATACTGCCATCGGCGAGAAGAGTTATGTGAAGACCCGCGCCTATTATGATCGCTTCAAAAACTCGCTTTTGATCTTCACCAATGACAGCTACAGCACCGTCACGCCCAACAGCGGCAACAGGAGCTGGTACGACGACTACACCTATGGCGCGTCCATCGAGGCTGGCACCAAACTGATCTCCAACAACGAAATCAAGCTGGCCTTTCTTTTCAAGGACGATGTCCATCGTGAGGACGATGATGCCACCGGTTCCCCACAGAAACGTTTTGAGGAGCGCATCTTCACCATCGCCCTGGAGGACACGATCAAGCTGACCGACAAGCTCTCCGCCATACTGGGGGTCAGCTACGACTTCCAGAATACGGTCCAGGCCCAGGACTACAATCCGATCGTCTCCGGCGGCCCCAATGTGCTGCACGATTTCGACCGTAAAAACAATAGCGACGTCAATGCCCAGGCAGCGCTGTTCTATGCCTACTCCGACACCGGCAAGGTGCATGCCGCCGTGGCGCGCAAGAATCGTTACCCTTCCATCAAGGATAAATACTCCTACCGGTTCAAGACCTATGTGCCAAACGAAAATCTGGATCCTGAAGTGTCCAATAACTATGAAATCGGTGTCGAGGATACATTTGCCAAAAATATTAGAGTCAAAAGCACCCTGTTTTTTAACGACATATCGAAATATATCCTGGAAGTTAAAAACGTGGAGGGAACCAAGTCGCAGCTTCAGAACGTTGGCCACGTCCAGCGCTACGGCTACGAACTCGAGGCGAACGCCGCTATTACCGAGAGCCTGGAAGCCGGTATGAACTATACCTTCATGTACAACAAGAACAGGACCAGCGATCTGGTAATAACCGATCTTCCCAAGCACAAGTTCTTCGCCTACGGCACGTACTCCCCCATCAAGCAACTCAAGCTGTTCGCCTCACTGGAGTACGACACCAGGCGCTACAGTTCGTCCGACGGGGTGGATGAGGCGGGTGAGTTTGTGGTCATCAACACCAAGGCGAGTTACGAGGCGATCAAGGACCTCGTGCTGGAGGCGGGGATCAACAACCTCCTGGACCGGGATTATGAGTTGACCGAGGGCTATCCCGAGGCGGGCCGCACCTATTTCGTCCAGGCGCGCT
Protein-coding regions in this window:
- a CDS encoding DUF364 domain-containing protein — protein: MRSRRENGDRGGSSRVILDEAEHTLRARYGAGLDDLVVERLVVGVFFVGVKLSNGCGGVAYTPPDVVRNAGNRILKGNGKTPFIRGIGVTQVMAGDVPGPFAGVIRLATLNALSVPFLEDGRYRVDETGDLSGVQSLFRNRRICMVGAIIPLLKKLKHVGTAGVSIIDHKQETRAEAGEGYGTFVSPERTAETLSRCETAVFTGAAIANNSIRELLGQVPRHAAIAVAGPTAGFVPEPLFRRGVAMVGTVVVSDSDRALDILAEGGGGYRLFKECVRKINLLNVERLCQLGLGGAF
- a CDS encoding radical SAM protein, whose protein sequence is MEKLRCEVCERSCVISTGGLGACGRYGEQDGGIVERYPNQYLVACPISIETMPMLHFHPRSKFLQISSTGCNFDCPGCISTVIVKEMSPASSALQRLTPEEVVCKALDNDCVGIAFLMNDPLAGLPSFIQVAALARSHGLLMGCSTNAYFTESSLAALLPHLDFINIGFKGFSDQAYAACGAASVQPVLRNLKTLHAGGVHVEVSCIMHTGNMEEVRDLARHLAGISPTIPLQVMRFIPLEGAEISREPSIRQAEEFCAGLKGILEYVYLFNSPGTELLHTRCPGCGEILIRRDFYGPMGAKFLDACPGLSPDNRCPRCLRRLEMVGAPAATVYQEGDFEGGYPFTRALEIIEAMLIAMGVDRKATVVRAWEDFLGAGDMGGFHRAIQKPRCYIDMVRHFGSVAGVAEQGERLAVYLERQVARVEKDLAGVRHRPRVYYAMGTPLFYLRGGRLENQLAETAGGISVNRALEASGRPGRSLSVEQLNELDPEVMVISAFISSSVDDFYAECLRLGITAQAVRKRRIYAHPAPGWDFGTPRWILGLLFLAHTLHPELCRVDVMAEAEEFYRRFYGTGFSPAGMNRSFGKPSANWQWGSGSVEQALMPQTVQ
- a CDS encoding TonB-dependent receptor plug domain-containing protein — protein: MKKQKRRFSVRIKKRGLLAPVLAVSLLSTPAMADDQAPKSDESGDVFTLGNVEVTGKGESIKNPAVEVVTSEDMLQFDTKTVSEAANLVPGVTLAKMGARNESTVYVRGFDLKHAPLFMDGIPIYVPYDGNVDLGRFFTYDLSELVISKGFASVLYGPNTMGGAINMVSKRPTKEFEGSAGTGYSSVDQYHAFANFGTNQGKWYFQGGGSWFDTNGFEMSEHYHNTTYENGGKRNNAYAQDWKVSGKLGLTPNSTDEYALSYIYQNGEKGVPPYAGDNLTNQKKKFWQWPYWRKQSLYFTSNTAIGEKSYVKTRAYYDRFKNSLLIFTNDSYSTVTPNSGNRSWYDDYTYGASIEAGTKLISNNEIKLAFLFKDDVHREDDDATGSPQKRFEERIFTIALEDTIKLTDKLSAILGVSYDFQNTVQAQDYNPIVSGGPNVLHDFDRKNNSDVNAQAALFYAYSDTGKVHAAVARKNRYPSIKDKYSYRFKTYVPNENLDPEVSNNYEIGVEDTFAKNIRVKSTLFFNDISKYILEVKNVEGTKSQLQNVGHVQRYGYELEANAAITESLEAGMNYTFMYNKNRTSDLVITDLPKHKFFAYGTYSPIKQLKLFASLEYDTRRYSSSDGVDEAGEFVVINTKASYEAIKDLVLEAGINNLLDRDYELTEGYPEAGRTYFVQARYKW
- a CDS encoding TonB-dependent receptor plug domain-containing protein, with the translated sequence MRWSVAAGVALLALETTVQAGMAEEQTVEVDSVEVTGTRDREPVYSSFTVPESAAATVEEFSREDIRAVAPSSIYDIAALSPGAQVTFQGRKGMNALQLRGGDTLGVILDGVYIPWSQASRMLAQFPVDAIESVRVVRDSSAVTLGPLTPFSPAVNHDNAPTPGQGSSNQGFMVITTKRGKGFEVGGIAEYASHNSRNFQLYHGYKKGPLSYRLVGTVSGTDGRDGWNNAASTRSILANGNYDATDLKADFMVYFADSRREIQRSTKESTTSNALWYYDPMKSLQLSVNLHKPWNDVHTTSLSYARGRVTAHEVLRTTKATPDDISQADQSDMLHLWHVAATANNRFVAGLQGFRWESPTGQFFYENIARKEDLVSGYLHDEYRLNDRLTLDGGIRVDAKFIEKGSDKYSPLLGGNKMINDEWQQPAISLSLGGSYKLDRMHRLLARFGYTRQDADSFLATVDGKDLDTEERFKYELGIEANYHPAFNPTLTLFLYDIRKFAYAAATGGSGATAYNIYDSADVIREGVEFSCKGALPWGFGYNTGYSYITTDRGATNKIKPHHMVNLRLSHKINAVESNLILNYVGPYENNFLSTGSVYRPAGGYTRLDMNVSYAFTLRGAQARATLYGRNLLDDHYVTIAGWRDQGMVWGGKMEVAF